The window AGCGGCGCATGTTCGTCGGGCGCGGCACGGCCGACGGGCTCGGCGTCGCGGGCGTCGGGCTCGCGGTGGGGGACGGCGAAGGCGACGGCTGGTCGAAGGTGCAGCTCGCGAGCACGATCGCGGCGGCTCCGGCGAGGCCGGTGGCGAGGAACATGCGCCGGGGGATCCCGCCCGACGCGCCCCGTTCGTCCATGCGACTCAGGCTAGCCGAGGGGGTCGCCCAGCACACGCCGCCGCCCTGAACCCCCGGTGGCCCGGGAATGTCGAGTTGCCCGATTCCGTGCGGAATCGGGCAACTCGAGCGAGTGACGTTCGCGTCAGACGACGTAGGTGTCGGCGACGGTGAGCGCCTCGTCGATGATGTCGAGTCCGCGCCGCAGCTCCTCCTCGGTGATCACGAGCGGCGGGGCCACGTGCAGGCGGTTGAAGTGCACGAACGGCCAGAGGCCGGCCTGCTTGCAGGCCGCGGCGACGGCGCCCATCGGCGCGGCATCCGCTCCACCGGCGTTGAAGGGGACGAGCGGCTCGCGCGTGGCCGGGTCCTTCACGAGCTCGATCGCCCAGAACAGGCCGAGCCCGCGCACCTCGCCGACACTCGGGTGCTTCGCGGCGATCTCGCGCAGGCGCGGCTCGACCACCCGCGAACCGAGGTCGCGCACGCGTTCGAGGATGCCGTCGCGCTCGAACACCTCGAACGTGGCGACACCCGGTGCGCACGCGAGCGGGTGGCCCGAGTACGTCAGGCCGCCGGCGAACGCGACCGTGTCGAAGTGCTCGGCGATGCGCTTGGAGATCACGACGCCACCGAGGGGCGCGTAGCCCGAGTTCACGCCCTTCGCGAAGGTGATGAGGTCGGGGGTGACGCCGAAGTGGTTCACGGCGAACCACTCGCCCACCCGGCCGAAGCCGACCATGACCTCGTCGGCGATGTAGACGATGCCGTACTTGTCGGCCAGGGCGCGCACACCCTCGAGGTAGCCGGGCGGCGGAACCAGCACGCCGTTCGTGCCGACGATCGTCTCGAGGATGATCGCCGCGATCGTGTTCGCGCCCTCGAGCGTGATGACCTGCTCGAGATGGGCGAGGGCACGCTCGGCCTCCTGCTCGGGGCTGTCTGCGTGGAACGACGAGCGGTACGCGTACGGGCCCATGAAGTGGGCGACGGACCCGTCGGACGGCTCGTTCGCCCAGCGGCGGGGGTCGCCCGTGAGCGAGATCGCCGTCGCGGTGCCGCCGTGGTAGCTGCGGTACATCGAGAGCACCTTGCGGCGGCCCGTCACGGCACGCGCCATGCGCACCGCGTACTCGTTGGCGTCGGCGCCGCCGTTCGTGAAGAACACCTTGTCGAGGTCGCCGGGGGCCACCTCGGCGATGCGACGGGCCAGCTCGCCTCGCACGTCGTTCGCCATCGACGGCTGGATCGTGGCGAGGCGCCCCGCCTGCTGCTGGATCGCCGCGACGAGGTCGGGGTGCTGGTGGCCCAGGTTCAGGTTCACGAGCTGCGAGCTGAAGTCGAGGTACGCGTTGCCCTGGTAGTCCCAGAACGTCGAGGCCTCGCCCGCGGCGATCGGCAGCGGGTCGATGAGCGCCTGCGCGCTCCAGGAGTGGAACACGTGGGCACGGTCGTCGGCGCGAACCTGCGCCTCGGCCGCGGTGTCGGGCAGCGGATGCCGCGCGCCGGCGCGGTCGACGAAGCTCGCCGTCGCGGCATCCGCCGTCTGGGTCTGCGTTTCAGGGATGAGGGTGTCGGTCATGTCGGTCGCCTCGCTCAGGTTCTGGGACTCGTGGATCTGGGACTCAGTGGTTCTCGGGCTCAGTGGTTCTGGGGGAAGCCGAGGTTGATGCCCGTGTGCGCCGAGTCGCCGCGCGTGGCCGGGTCGAGCCAGCGGCTGGTGATGGCCTTCTCACGGGTGAAGAAGTCGAAGCCGTGCACGCCGTAGGCCTTCGCGTCGCCGAAGAGCGACTGCTTCCATCCACCGAACGAGTGGTAGGCGACCGGCACGGGGATCGGCACGTTGATGCCGATCATGCCGACCTGCACCTCGTTCTGGAAGCGGCGGGCGGCGCCGCCGTCGTTCGTGAAGATGGCCGTGCCGTTGCCGAACTGGCCGGAGTTGATGAGGTCGAGGCCCTCGTCGTACGACTCGACGCGCACGATCGAGAGCACCGGGCCGAAGATCTCCTCGGTATACGCGCGCGACGTGGTGGGCACGCGGTCGAGCAGGGTCGGGCCGAAGAAGAAGCCGTCCTCGTGGCCCTCGACCGTGAGGCCGCGACCGTCGACGACGACCGTCGCGCCGTCGGCCTCGGCGATGTCGACGTAGGAGGCGACCTTGTCGCGGTGCACGTCGGTGATCAGCGGGCCCATGTCGGGCTCACGGAGCTTGCCGTCACCGGCGTCGATGCCCGCGCCGTTGCCGATCTTCAGCCTCGCGATGCGCTCGGCGATCTTGGCGATGAGCTCGTCGGCGACGGGCTCGACGGCCAGCACGACCGAGATCGCCATGCAGCGCTCGCCCGCGGCGCCGTAGCCGGCGTTGACGGCCTGGTCGGCGACGAGGTCGAGGTCGGCGTCGGGCAGCACCAGCATGTGGTTCTTGGCCCCTCCGAGCGCCTGGACGCGCTTGCCGTGCTTCGAGGCGGTCTCGTAGATGTACTGCGCGATCGGCGTCGAGCCGACGAACGAGATCGACTGCACGAGCGGGCTCGTGAGCAGGCCGTCGACGGCGAGCTTGTCGCCCTGCAGCACGGTGAAGACGCCGTCGGGCAGGCCGGCCTCCTTCCAGAGCTCGGCGAGCCAGAGCGCGGCCGACGGATCCTTCTCGCTCGGCTTCAGCACGACGGCGTTGCCGGCGGCGATCGCGATGGGGAAGAACCACATCGGCACCATCGCCGGGAAGTTGAACGGGCTGATGATGCCGACCACGCCGAGCGGCTGCTTCACCGAGTAGACGTCGACGCCCGACGAGGCGTTCTCGGAGTAGGCGCCCTTGATCAGGTGCGGGAAGCCGGTGGCGAGCTCGACGACCTCCTGGCCGCGGAGGATCTCGCCCATGGCGTCGGAGACGACCTTGCCGTGCTCGGCCGTGATGATGGCGGCCAGCTCGCCCTTGCGCGAGTTCAGGAGCTCGCGGAACGCGAACAGCACGGTCTGCCGCTTCGCGATCGAGAAGCCGCTCCACTCGAGGAATCCGGCGTGCGCCGAGGCGATCGCCGCGTCGATCTCGGCCTGGTCGGCCAGCGCGACCTCGGCCTGCACGGCGCCCGTCGCGGGGTTGTACACCGGGGCCGTGCGCCCGGACGTCGAGGCGCGGTGCGCGCCGTCGACCCAGTGCCCGATGACGGGCGCTCCAGACGTCGATGCGGGCGACGAGGCGGTCTCGGTGATGCTCATGGGCGGTTCCTTCGTGTGGAGTGACGGATGCCGCGGCCGCAGTGCGGCGCTCGGCCCGGACATTCCGCCCGGTCGTCGGTTAGGCTGACTGCTCCAAGTTTTTCAGAGGGTGTGAGGGTGCGCCGATGTCAGAACGTCGCGAAGACCGAACGATCCAGACGGATCGTCCGACCGGCATGCGCCTCGGTGACGGCCTCCCGACCGTGCGCGAGATCCTCTCGCTCGAGGCTGTCGCGAACGGCCTCCCCGAGGTGCTCGCGGCCGACGAGCTGCTCGACGCGCGGGTGCGCTGGGTGCACGTCTCCGACAGCGGCGGGGTCGCACGGCTGCTCGACGGCGGCGAGCTGCTGCTCTCGACCGGGTCGGGCTGGCCCACCGAGCCGGCCGACCTCGACGCGTTCATCGCGGGCCTCGTCGAGGCGGGGCTGTCGGGTCTCGTGCTCGAGCTCGGCGTGCACTACCGGTACGTGCCGGCCGTCGTCGAGCAGTCCGCGCGCGAGCACGGCCTCGCGCTCGTGGTGCTGCACCGCGAGGTGAAGTTCGTCGCGCTCACCGAGGCCGTGCACAACCGCATCATCTCCGAGCAGACGGCCGCCCTCAGGGCTCGCGACGAGGTGCGCGAGCGGTTCACCGCGCTGAGCCTGCGGGGCTCGCCCGCGGACTTCATCGTGCACCAGCTGGCCCAGACGCTCGGTTCGGCCGTGGTGCTCGAGAA is drawn from Agromyces sp. Leaf222 and contains these coding sequences:
- a CDS encoding CoA-acylating methylmalonate-semialdehyde dehydrogenase, with protein sequence MSITETASSPASTSGAPVIGHWVDGAHRASTSGRTAPVYNPATGAVQAEVALADQAEIDAAIASAHAGFLEWSGFSIAKRQTVLFAFRELLNSRKGELAAIITAEHGKVVSDAMGEILRGQEVVELATGFPHLIKGAYSENASSGVDVYSVKQPLGVVGIISPFNFPAMVPMWFFPIAIAAGNAVVLKPSEKDPSAALWLAELWKEAGLPDGVFTVLQGDKLAVDGLLTSPLVQSISFVGSTPIAQYIYETASKHGKRVQALGGAKNHMLVLPDADLDLVADQAVNAGYGAAGERCMAISVVLAVEPVADELIAKIAERIARLKIGNGAGIDAGDGKLREPDMGPLITDVHRDKVASYVDIAEADGATVVVDGRGLTVEGHEDGFFFGPTLLDRVPTTSRAYTEEIFGPVLSIVRVESYDEGLDLINSGQFGNGTAIFTNDGGAARRFQNEVQVGMIGINVPIPVPVAYHSFGGWKQSLFGDAKAYGVHGFDFFTREKAITSRWLDPATRGDSAHTGINLGFPQNH
- a CDS encoding aspartate aminotransferase family protein, with product MTDTLIPETQTQTADAATASFVDRAGARHPLPDTAAEAQVRADDRAHVFHSWSAQALIDPLPIAAGEASTFWDYQGNAYLDFSSQLVNLNLGHQHPDLVAAIQQQAGRLATIQPSMANDVRGELARRIAEVAPGDLDKVFFTNGGADANEYAVRMARAVTGRRKVLSMYRSYHGGTATAISLTGDPRRWANEPSDGSVAHFMGPYAYRSSFHADSPEQEAERALAHLEQVITLEGANTIAAIILETIVGTNGVLVPPPGYLEGVRALADKYGIVYIADEVMVGFGRVGEWFAVNHFGVTPDLITFAKGVNSGYAPLGGVVISKRIAEHFDTVAFAGGLTYSGHPLACAPGVATFEVFERDGILERVRDLGSRVVEPRLREIAAKHPSVGEVRGLGLFWAIELVKDPATREPLVPFNAGGADAAPMGAVAAACKQAGLWPFVHFNRLHVAPPLVITEEELRRGLDIIDEALTVADTYVV